A window from Schistosoma haematobium chromosome 1, whole genome shotgun sequence encodes these proteins:
- the KLHL10_3 gene encoding Kelch-like protein 10 (EggNog:ENOG410V8MQ~COG:T): MSTSSMSNCFFISTLPDYLLDRKVIINNSHVHSISGFKLAKASTIFKHELIKLRQFELVNYYYRRRRTTTTIIKSQYQLQPKSLSDLQFQPLILNYTNIYALECLLSFIHCNHETRYNLLNNNIKPSTINSLLEVGLYYETFEFINDCIQVVQYKLNTKNCLNYWMNSEKLLSQLPNYQLITLNYLLIHFIEISQYEEFLNINFIELKKLLIEDSLNISNEKYLFDLIIKWIHHKMIERQFYIYDLLACLRLGRLSNEYLDDISQHSLVQTMWNSCHHLILLARYSNIELFSQFNNMLTFKLKDETELFTYLHKPRLPHNSIFVIGGWEGNQHDSYFGPSKIIQVYNSRADTWRRIDSDDLTLNVGHAYSACVLHKTQIYIVGGYVPSGPTQTLKVFELTSHKWKILSPMHEKRNYVCACSLNNYIYAIGGHNGKFRLSSVERYDIEQKQWFFVSPMHQVRSDAGAHSFSGFIYAVGGFDGEHFHNSVEMYDPRTDQWSIVAPMNSIRSGVSVIVYGQYLYSIGGNDGRQRLRTVERYNPDTNRWQMMPSMIHKRSNCCVTTLDDMIYVIGGWSDETNSTISSVERWSPNSSGHWEPARELHIPTSGNCCCTVTGINLLLNFI; the protein is encoded by the coding sequence ATGTCCACATCATCAATGTCGAATTGTTTTTTCATTAGTACACTTCCAGATTATCTTCTTGATCGAAAAGTAATTATAAACAATAGTCATGTACATTCTATAAGTGGATTTAAACTTGCTAAAGCAAGTACAATTTTTAAACATGAACTTATTAAATTACGTCAATTTGaattagtaaattattattatagaagaagaagaacaacaacaacaatcattaAATCACAATATCAATTACAACCTAAAAGTTTATCTGATTTACAATTTCAACCACTTATACttaattatacaaatatttatgcattagaatgtttattatcatttattcattgtaatCATGAAACTcgttataatttattaaataataatattaaaccaTCTactattaattcattattagaAGTAGGATTATATTATGAAACATTtgaatttataaatgattgtatCCAAGTGGttcaatataaattaaatacaaaaaattgtttaaattattgGATGAATTCTGAAAAATTATTAAGTCAATTACCAAACTATCAATTGATCactttgaattatttattaattcattttattgaaattagtcAATATGaagaatttttaaatataaatttcattgaattaaaaaaattattaatagaagattcattgaatatttcaaatgaaaaatatttatttgatcttATTATAAAATGGATTCATCATAAAATGATAGAAAGACAATTCTATATTTATGATTTATTAGCATGTTTAAGATTGGGTAGATTATCAAATGAATATTTAGATGATATATCACAACATTCATTAGTACAAACAATGTGGAATTCATGTCATCATTTAATACTTTTAGCACGTTATTCTAATATAGAATTATTTTCACAATTCAATAATATGTTAACTTTTAAATTAAAAGATGAAACTGAACTTTTCACATATCTTCATAAACCACGTCTTCCTCATAATTCAATTTTTGTCATTGGTGGATGGGAAGGAAATCAACATGATTCTTATTTTGGTCCATCTAAAATAATTCAAGTGTATAATTCACGAGCTGACACTTGGCGTCGTATAGATTCTGATGATTTAACTCTTAATGTGGGTCATGCTTATTCTGCTTGTGTTTTGCATAAAACACAAATTTACATTGTAGGTGGTTATGTGCCTAGTGGGCCAACTCAAACTCTTAAAGTTTTTGAATTAACCAGTCATAAATGGAAGATTTTATCACCAATGCATGAGAAAAGAAATTATGTGTGTGCATGTAGTttaaacaattatatatatgcTATTGGTGGACATAATGGCAAATTTCGACTGAGCTCAGTTGAACGGTATGATATAGAACAAAAACAGTGGTTTTTTGTTTCACCAATGCATCAAGTTCGTAGTGACGCAGGAGCTCATTCATTTTCAGGGTTTATATATGCTGTCGGAGGTTTCGATGGTGAGCATTTTCATAATTCTGTAGAAATGTATGATCCCCGTACAGATCAATGGTCAATAGTAGCTCCAATGAATAGTATTCGAAGTGGTGTTAGTGTTATTGTATATGGTCAATATTTGTATTCCATCGGTGGAAACGATGGACGTCAAAGACTACGAACAGTAGAACGATATAATCCGGATACAAATCGATGGCAAATGATGCCTTCAATGATACATAAAAGAAGTAATTGTTGTGTTACTACATTAGATGACATGATATATGTCATTGGAGGTTGGAGTGatgaaaccaattcaacaaTCTCTTCAGTTGAACGATGGTCTCCGAATTCTTCTGGTCATTGGGAACCCGCAAGAGAATTACACATCCCAACAAGTGGGAATTGTTGTTGCACCGTGACTgggataaatttattattaaacttcATATGA